A genomic window from Gammaproteobacteria bacterium includes:
- a CDS encoding exported hypothetical protein (Evidence 5 : Unknown function) → MVRRIVIYFFLSFIHAAFAQVNVTTYHNDNARTGQNLKESILRPANVSPSQFGRLFVKSVDGYIYAQPLYMSNVVIGGKSHNVVFVATEHNSVYAFDADSDLGLNKNPLWKVSFINPPAVTTLNSMNDLGCEDLVPEVGITGTPVIDPASDTLYVVARTKENGHFFQRLHALDITSGQEKFGGPVIINAVVSGTGGDHSGGIITFNPLRQNQRSGLLLKNGLVYITWGSHCDIFPYHGWIIAYEASTLRQAVVWNTTPNGELGGIWQGGAAPSSDATSIYLAVGNGTFDLNTGGRDAGNTILKLGRPSGGTLPVVSYFTPFNQEYLNNEDIDLGSGGPLVLPNLPISFAHPHLLTQVGKEGTIYLVDRDVLGGYDFRIDHIVQKLPNAVGGIWGMPAYWNNNVYYGGVNDALNVFSFNADGEGLLSTTPTSYSPENFSYPGTTPSISAKGSTNGIVWTIAYVGKQAVLYAYDATNLANELYQSSGGSRDAPGPAVKFSVPTVANGKVYVGTATQLAVYGHIRSASMPTFMPAGNVYTSRQFVTITSATADATIYYTRDGSFPTVHSILYTGPIIIDNTDTLRAIAVVPGMRSSQASTSIYTIKNFPGNNPSYQEGFSEQGLTFNGNASLNENRLQLTNKNNFMNAGSAFFNAKVSVQHFTSDFTFQLTDPKADGFTFCIQNNGSTVLGQVGGYLGYAPSIQSSVAVKFDLYSTNLRVG, encoded by the coding sequence ATGGTTCGAAGAATAGTAATATATTTCTTTCTTTCTTTTATACATGCTGCCTTTGCTCAGGTGAATGTCACCACATACCATAATGATAATGCACGCACAGGACAGAATTTGAAAGAATCGATTCTCCGTCCCGCGAATGTGAGCCCTAGTCAATTTGGGAGATTATTCGTGAAGTCAGTGGACGGTTATATTTACGCACAACCACTGTATATGTCAAACGTGGTGATTGGAGGAAAAAGCCATAACGTAGTGTTTGTAGCAACGGAGCATAATAGTGTCTACGCCTTTGATGCAGATAGTGACTTAGGATTAAATAAAAATCCGCTCTGGAAAGTAAGCTTTATAAATCCACCTGCGGTGACTACTCTGAACAGTATGAATGATCTGGGCTGCGAGGATCTGGTGCCTGAAGTCGGAATCACAGGAACACCGGTAATTGATCCCGCAAGTGATACACTTTATGTGGTTGCACGTACTAAGGAGAATGGACACTTCTTTCAGCGATTACACGCTTTGGATATTACCTCTGGTCAAGAAAAGTTTGGTGGTCCGGTGATAATTAATGCTGTAGTGTCAGGAACGGGAGGCGACCACTCCGGCGGAATAATTACATTCAATCCGCTTAGACAAAACCAGCGATCAGGTCTGTTATTGAAGAATGGTTTGGTTTATATCACCTGGGGTTCGCACTGCGATATTTTTCCATATCACGGGTGGATTATTGCATATGAGGCGTCTACTCTACGGCAAGCAGTGGTTTGGAACACTACTCCGAATGGCGAATTGGGCGGAATATGGCAGGGAGGGGCCGCCCCTTCTTCAGATGCGACGAGCATTTATCTTGCTGTAGGAAATGGTACATTCGACTTAAACACCGGGGGGCGAGACGCAGGAAACACCATTCTTAAACTGGGTCGCCCGTCGGGTGGAACCCTTCCCGTGGTGAGTTACTTCACCCCGTTCAATCAGGAGTATCTGAACAACGAAGACATTGACCTCGGTTCGGGTGGGCCACTCGTGTTACCGAATCTTCCGATTAGTTTCGCTCATCCACATCTGCTGACGCAAGTTGGCAAGGAAGGTACCATTTACCTAGTGGATCGCGATGTATTGGGTGGATATGATTTCCGCATAGACCACATTGTTCAGAAGCTTCCTAACGCAGTGGGTGGTATCTGGGGTATGCCGGCGTATTGGAATAATAACGTCTATTACGGTGGCGTAAATGATGCTCTGAATGTCTTTTCCTTCAATGCAGATGGAGAAGGTTTGCTTTCGACCACTCCAACTTCTTATTCGCCAGAGAATTTCTCGTATCCCGGAACGACGCCATCAATCTCTGCAAAAGGCAGCACAAATGGCATCGTGTGGACTATTGCTTATGTTGGAAAACAGGCTGTGCTGTACGCTTACGATGCTACAAATTTGGCCAATGAACTATACCAGAGTTCGGGGGGATCGCGGGATGCTCCAGGACCTGCAGTTAAATTCTCGGTACCTACCGTAGCGAATGGAAAGGTTTATGTGGGGACAGCAACGCAATTGGCAGTTTACGGGCACATAAGATCGGCCTCCATGCCTACATTCATGCCAGCGGGCAATGTGTATACCTCAAGACAGTTCGTCACCATTACTAGTGCCACGGCAGATGCAACTATTTATTACACTAGGGATGGTTCGTTTCCCACTGTGCATTCGATTCTGTACACGGGTCCGATAATTATCGACAATACGGATACACTTAGAGCTATTGCCGTAGTGCCGGGGATGCGATCGAGCCAAGCCAGTACTTCCATTTATACGATCAAAAATTTTCCAGGCAATAATCCTAGTTACCAAGAAGGATTTTCCGAGCAAGGTCTCACCTTTAATGGGAATGCATCTTTGAATGAAAACCGCTTGCAGCTCACTAATAAAAATAACTTCATGAATGCCGGCAGCGCATTCTTTAATGCCAAAGTTAGCGTGCAACATTTCACCAGTGATTTTACGTTTCAATTGACAGATCCGAAAGCAGATGGATTTACCTTCTGCATCCAAAACAATGGATCAACAGTGCTCGGACAGGTTGGTGGATATTTGGGTTACGCGCCATCAATTCAGTCAAGCGTGGCTGTGAAATTTGACCTGTACTCTACTAACCTGCGCGTTGGTTAG
- a CDS encoding hypothetical protein (Evidence 5 : Unknown function): MRNEKAPLPEGEGEKSVRGSNLGYLFREANSIIP; the protein is encoded by the coding sequence ATGAGAAACGAAAAAGCCCCTCTCCCTGAGGGAGAGGGGGAGAAAAGCGTGCGAGGTAGCAACTTGGGTTATCTATTTCGCGAAGCCAACTCCATTATTCCCTAA
- a CDS encoding conserved hypothetical protein (Evidence 4 : Unknown function but conserved in other organisms) — protein sequence MLTRIRLQGFKSFEDVEVRFGPFTCIAGANGVGKSNLFDAIQFLRDLTEFPIIEAASRVRDPAGRTGDIRAIFTQGQLCPPDVRIEADFIVPDRIYDDFNRVATPTATFLRYELGLRYTASSEKSAERIELLYEKLTYILKTVVEAELGFPTTPVFRNSAVKSKRRSTPFISTETKDGNTIIQLHQDGGAKGPPFRVPAAVSPKTIVGGINTNDYPTVLAARREMQGWTLFQLEPSALRQPDAFSADAHLASNGGHMAATLLRLRAETEVSNRLANLLDDVGSVSVERDDSRRTYTLHVSGRDGTSHPARSLSDGTLRFLALAILSADPESGRLLCLEEPENGIHPSRISAILQLLREMVVDTKKAVDTQEQISRSVENIGSSEATPSVNAKNQLDLQVEDHAVVDTNSTLRVGNPLRQVIINTHSPVVVSAFSVEDLLVARLVRHDEVSRTVFEYVKDSWRAKNDDIAAVSPTDLLAYVNKAPSLSVEPNLRRTKGENAKLTVREYTYYQMDIFDVLHPG from the coding sequence ATGCTGACGCGAATTAGGTTACAAGGATTCAAGAGCTTTGAAGATGTCGAGGTACGCTTTGGTCCCTTTACCTGTATCGCGGGGGCAAACGGTGTAGGAAAGTCGAATCTGTTCGACGCTATACAGTTCCTACGTGATTTGACTGAGTTTCCGATTATTGAGGCGGCATCTCGGGTACGCGACCCTGCGGGGAGAACGGGAGATATTCGCGCTATTTTTACCCAGGGCCAGTTATGCCCGCCGGATGTGCGTATCGAGGCCGATTTTATTGTCCCGGATCGAATCTATGATGATTTTAATCGGGTGGCGACGCCGACCGCAACTTTTCTCCGCTATGAATTAGGCTTGCGTTATACCGCAAGTAGTGAGAAATCTGCAGAGCGGATCGAGTTACTCTACGAGAAATTGACGTATATTTTAAAGACGGTGGTAGAGGCAGAACTCGGATTTCCGACAACCCCGGTATTCCGTAACTCAGCGGTCAAGAGTAAACGGCGCAGTACCCCTTTTATCTCGACTGAAACCAAAGACGGCAACACCATTATCCAACTGCATCAAGATGGTGGCGCCAAAGGACCGCCGTTTCGTGTGCCGGCTGCTGTTTCGCCAAAGACAATTGTCGGGGGGATTAATACTAACGATTACCCGACCGTTCTGGCGGCGCGTCGTGAGATGCAAGGTTGGACTCTTTTTCAATTGGAGCCCTCCGCGCTACGACAGCCCGATGCTTTTTCTGCGGATGCGCACCTTGCCTCGAATGGCGGGCACATGGCAGCGACGCTACTACGTCTTCGGGCCGAAACCGAGGTTTCGAATCGACTGGCCAATCTATTAGATGACGTGGGTTCGGTATCCGTGGAGCGGGACGATAGCCGCAGAACCTACACCTTGCACGTCAGTGGACGCGACGGTACCAGTCATCCTGCTCGTTCTCTTTCTGATGGTACCTTGAGGTTCTTAGCACTTGCGATTCTCTCCGCTGACCCAGAATCGGGTCGTCTCCTCTGTCTGGAGGAACCGGAAAATGGCATCCATCCCTCGCGGATTTCCGCGATTCTTCAACTTTTGCGTGAGATGGTGGTCGATACCAAGAAGGCGGTGGATACCCAAGAACAAATCAGCCGGTCCGTAGAGAATATTGGTTCGTCTGAGGCAACACCATCCGTTAATGCTAAAAATCAATTAGATCTACAGGTTGAGGATCATGCCGTTGTGGATACCAATTCCACGCTCAGGGTAGGAAATCCGCTACGTCAGGTGATCATTAATACGCATTCACCGGTGGTTGTGTCCGCATTTTCCGTGGAAGACCTATTAGTAGCACGTCTCGTCCGACACGACGAGGTCTCGCGTACGGTATTTGAGTACGTAAAAGATTCCTGGCGTGCAAAGAATGATGATATCGCCGCCGTTTCGCCCACGGATCTATTAGCCTACGTAAATAAGGCACCCAGCCTTTCCGTCGAGCCGAATCTTCGCCGAACCAAAGGGGAAAATGCAAAACTGACCGTTCGGGAATATACCTATTATCAGATGGACATATTTGACGTACTGCATCCCGGATGA
- the yraN gene encoding UPF0102 family protein YraN, with the protein MMPVQRPPLEDPHCTTARGRRAEEAARHFLEARGLRFLEGNYRAPCGELDLIMRDGAAVVFVEVRMRRPSRFGDALDSINARKRAHITATAAHYLQRHRELAHQFCRFDVIAFDGPDASVEPRWLKGAFGV; encoded by the coding sequence ATGATGCCAGTCCAACGCCCACCCTTAGAGGATCCCCATTGCACTACCGCACGCGGTCGTCGGGCCGAGGAGGCGGCGCGGCATTTTTTGGAGGCCCGAGGATTGCGTTTCTTGGAGGGCAACTATCGTGCCCCCTGCGGCGAACTTGATCTGATCATGCGTGATGGAGCCGCCGTAGTATTCGTGGAGGTACGGATGCGTCGCCCCTCGCGTTTCGGTGACGCGCTGGATAGCATAAATGCTCGTAAACGAGCTCACATTACCGCCACCGCCGCTCATTATTTACAACGACACCGCGAATTAGCGCACCAATTCTGCCGTTTCGACGTGATCGCCTTCGATGGACCAGACGCGAGTGTCGAACCACGTTGGTTAAAGGGGGCGTTTGGGGTGTGA
- a CDS encoding putative Penicillin-binding protein activator (Evidence 3 : Putative function from multiple computational evidences) produces the protein MFVPIIGYCSACPPVRNSVAIPRGKIATMILLCFITGYFTALLTGCSSTPSKTLPAKGYEGSAQEYQRLAETVSGRTRSSYLLSAAEDWLRVGRTESAAAALAAAAPDPRDFPMVGRAQLLTARLAKIRGRPTEVMTALEGLPQPSTPTISRVLMAELRAWALLNQEQGAAAARVLADIAPLLVETEKVRANREALWEALGTVPDAELPALAASAHPILGPWAELAQIQRTYWGKNPEGLDAGVRNWHQRHKIHPVTEELLAQLLARPQRPRSPPSPSPSPSPLPLPMPVPLKSAASSQVALVLPNDGSAARAAAAVRDGFLAAWYAAPEQNRPPVTFHLFASGMVKTAYHAAVEAGATLIIGPIAKEEVQTLIQGGELSRPTLALNYLSEGAEVPARLYQFGLSPTDEARQGAQQAWIDGRTQAFIVIPSGDWGGRVQQAFRAQWETIGGTVLRSIAAESDPAEIAAALQQGHDNPLGTMFNNANRKDFIFLSTPPEIARRVSPLLRQTGLPVYATSHVLSGTRQDAELTDLQVVDLPWLVAPDPTAAQLRADLERLWPNDFVTYRRIYALGVDAFRLAGELGHLENEPSARVQGVTGSLSLDAERRVVRQGAWAKVEGGRLIPMSAAK, from the coding sequence ATGTTTGTGCCCATTATTGGTTATTGCTCTGCTTGCCCTCCGGTGCGCAATTCTGTCGCGATTCCCCGTGGCAAGATTGCGACAATGATCCTATTGTGTTTTATCACTGGGTATTTTACTGCCCTGTTAACCGGATGTAGCTCTACTCCTTCCAAAACGTTACCTGCCAAAGGTTACGAGGGGAGTGCCCAGGAGTATCAGCGCTTGGCGGAGACCGTATCAGGACGAACGCGCAGCAGCTATTTACTATCCGCCGCTGAGGATTGGCTACGGGTTGGTCGAACGGAATCAGCGGCGGCGGCTTTGGCGGCTGCCGCTCCCGACCCTCGCGATTTTCCCATGGTTGGCCGTGCCCAACTGCTCACCGCCCGCCTGGCCAAGATCCGGGGCCGTCCGACAGAGGTCATGACCGCCCTGGAGGGCCTACCTCAACCTTCGACGCCCACGATCTCGCGTGTCCTGATGGCGGAACTACGGGCGTGGGCCTTGCTCAATCAGGAACAAGGGGCTGCCGCTGCCCGCGTACTTGCTGATATCGCCCCCTTGCTGGTGGAAACCGAGAAGGTGCGGGCTAATCGGGAGGCCCTGTGGGAGGCCCTGGGGACGGTACCAGACGCTGAATTGCCTGCGCTGGCTGCCTCTGCTCACCCGATCCTAGGGCCGTGGGCCGAACTGGCGCAGATCCAGCGTACCTATTGGGGAAAGAATCCCGAGGGCCTGGATGCAGGGGTGCGCAACTGGCATCAGCGTCACAAGATCCACCCTGTCACTGAGGAATTGCTCGCGCAGCTACTCGCCCGCCCGCAGCGTCCTCGTTCACCGCCGTCGCCGTCGCCGTCGCCGTCGCCGTTGCCACTACCGATGCCGGTACCGTTGAAATCAGCGGCATCGAGCCAAGTAGCGCTGGTGCTGCCCAACGACGGTTCCGCAGCGCGCGCCGCTGCTGCAGTACGTGATGGTTTTCTGGCTGCCTGGTATGCCGCGCCCGAGCAGAATCGCCCCCCTGTAACCTTTCACCTGTTTGCTAGCGGTATGGTTAAGACGGCCTACCATGCGGCGGTGGAGGCAGGGGCAACCCTGATCATCGGACCAATCGCCAAGGAGGAGGTTCAGACTCTGATTCAAGGTGGTGAGCTATCGCGTCCCACCTTGGCGTTGAACTACCTGTCGGAAGGGGCAGAGGTCCCTGCGCGTCTCTATCAGTTTGGGCTGTCTCCCACCGATGAGGCGCGTCAGGGGGCACAACAGGCCTGGATCGATGGTCGCACTCAAGCCTTTATTGTGATCCCGAGCGGCGATTGGGGGGGGCGGGTGCAGCAGGCGTTTCGTGCACAGTGGGAGACCATCGGGGGAACGGTGCTGCGCTCCATCGCTGCGGAGAGTGACCCAGCGGAGATCGCAGCCGCGCTCCAGCAGGGCCATGACAACCCGCTGGGGACGATGTTCAATAATGCGAATCGTAAGGATTTCATTTTCTTGTCGACCCCGCCGGAGATCGCGCGCCGCGTTTCTCCTTTGCTACGCCAGACCGGGCTGCCGGTCTATGCCACCTCTCATGTCCTATCCGGGACGAGACAGGATGCCGAACTGACTGATTTGCAGGTGGTAGACCTACCTTGGCTGGTGGCGCCTGACCCAACCGCGGCCCAGTTACGCGCCGATCTCGAACGGTTGTGGCCCAACGATTTTGTGACCTACCGACGGATCTACGCCTTGGGCGTGGATGCCTTTCGTCTGGCCGGAGAGTTGGGGCACTTGGAGAACGAACCTAGTGCCCGTGTGCAGGGAGTAACGGGTAGCCTGTCCCTGGATGCTGAGCGGCGGGTGGTACGCCAGGGGGCGTGGGCCAAGGTGGAGGGAGGACGACTGATACCGATGTCTGCGGCAAAGTGA
- the moaA gene encoding GTP 3',8-cyclase — MVEDQRSQALLQDTFGRSIRYLRLSITERCNLRCCYCRSATGVRYQTEDDLLTTDETIRLVRLFVDLGVRRVRLTGGEPLMHRAIIALARAITALPNLEELSLSTNAILLARHAAALREAGVQRVNISLDSLNDATFATITRGGILQDALAGINAALQHGFHPVKINMVVMRGINDHEVGDMVFFAHQKGVVLRFIETMPIGEEGLEVVNRLVPADEILERIRHHFGSELHPVNKSTSGVGPARYFSLSGNGVDFGLISALSQHFCDTCNRVRLTARGALVLCLGQNDWVDLKTPLRSGWNDQELKGLLLKAIQDKPMRHHFGEVTTHHPGHYMVALGG, encoded by the coding sequence ATGGTTGAAGACCAGCGCTCCCAGGCCTTGCTTCAAGATACCTTTGGTCGAAGCATTCGCTATTTGCGCCTGTCGATAACGGAGCGTTGCAATTTGCGTTGTTGCTACTGCCGATCCGCAACGGGTGTGCGCTATCAAACCGAAGACGACTTGCTGACCACAGACGAGACGATCCGATTGGTGCGCCTCTTTGTCGATTTGGGCGTGCGCCGGGTACGCCTTACGGGAGGCGAGCCACTCATGCATCGTGCCATTATTGCGCTGGCCCGTGCAATCACGGCTCTTCCCAATCTGGAAGAACTATCCCTTTCTACCAACGCCATTCTCCTCGCCCGTCATGCCGCTGCATTACGTGAGGCTGGGGTGCAACGGGTCAATATTTCGCTGGATTCTCTCAATGATGCTACCTTTGCCACTATTACCCGTGGCGGCATATTGCAAGATGCCCTAGCGGGGATCAATGCAGCCCTTCAGCATGGTTTCCACCCCGTTAAGATTAATATGGTGGTGATGCGCGGGATCAATGATCACGAGGTTGGCGATATGGTTTTCTTTGCCCACCAGAAAGGGGTGGTGCTGCGTTTTATTGAAACCATGCCCATCGGGGAAGAGGGTTTAGAGGTTGTTAATCGGCTGGTGCCTGCGGATGAAATTTTGGAACGAATTCGTCATCACTTCGGATCTGAGTTGCATCCTGTCAATAAGTCTACGAGTGGGGTCGGTCCGGCCCGTTATTTTAGTTTATCTGGTAATGGGGTTGATTTTGGTTTGATCTCGGCGTTGTCGCAACATTTCTGTGATACCTGCAACCGAGTGCGTTTGACTGCTCGTGGTGCTTTGGTCTTGTGCCTAGGACAAAATGACTGGGTAGATCTTAAAACACCGTTGCGGTCGGGATGGAATGACCAAGAATTGAAGGGGCTCCTGCTCAAGGCCATTCAAGACAAACCCATGCGCCACCATTTTGGTGAAGTTACTACGCACCATCCTGGTCACTATATGGTCGCCCTCGGAGGTTAA